The following coding sequences are from one Gossypium raimondii isolate GPD5lz chromosome 4, ASM2569854v1, whole genome shotgun sequence window:
- the LOC105779162 gene encoding ankyrin repeat-containing protein ITN1 isoform X1, translated as MIKREKRSDFIQKILSKCQSLLLQTNAKGQTPLHVAARYGHSAFVKLLIKSCAKARDGDLEKLGMDQVNAVREMLRITDQESNTALHEAAGCGNAEVVKALLEFEDPDFPYSANKKQETPLYIAARRRGSGRLLTLLLDKFKSTGHGGPHGRTALHAAAMAGDAEAIRVILKTKGNLTKERDEDGYNPLHYAAHLGSRFSVVEEVLKWDVSAAYIGDKKRGMTPLLLAARQGHFETVSKILSLCPDCCEKVDNKGLSLLHYLAFRGFSSLIQSSFFKFGSSEIAYGSFRNLRKLEGAFGMTPQEVFNALRSGKHHHKQVCIYICGAFPWLWFCQYLSFELTYLINLQHNRLMWVAWQKQIKELLEEIGNDQVAEEPVCRFPKQNVSTESLEKKREAHLIVAALIATVTFAAAITVPGGLQSEKGSQQGTPLLIHEAAFKAFVVTNAMAFIFSVSALTIHFGVLDNLLSRFNFYRQIVLYGTLYVSTILGNATVAMLIAFSTGSYVVLKPSQVLAAVSYLICPYCLICIWQIFRFPSAVPL; from the exons AtgataaaaagagaaaagagatcagattttatccaaaaaattcTCAGCAAGTGTCAGTCACTGCTACTCCAAACGAATGCTAAAGGTCAAACTCCTTTGCACGTTGCAGCAAGGTATGGACATTCTGCTTTTGTAAAACTACTAATCAAATCTTGTGCAAAAGCTAGAGATGGAGATTTAGAGAAGTTGGGAATGGATCAAGTAAATGCAGTGAGGGAGATGTTGAGGATTACGGATCAGGAATCCAACACGGCTTTACATGAAGCAGCAGGGTGTGGCAATGCTGAAGTGGTGAAAGCACTGTTGGAGTTTGAAGACCCTGATTTTCCGTATTCTGCCAACAAAAAACAGGAGACTCCACTTTACATAGCAGCTAGGAGGAGAGGATCTGGGCGCTTGTTGACTCTATTATTAGATAAATTCAAATCAACTGGTCATGGCGGCCCCCACGGCAGAACAGCTTTGCATGCAGCAGCTATGGCTGGAGATGCAG AGGCAATAAGGGTAATATTAAAGACGAAGGGGAATTTGACAAAGGAAAGAGATGAAGATGGGTACAACCCTCTTCATTATGCTGCACACTTGGGTTCTAGATTCTCAGTTGTGGAAGAAGTGTTAAAATGGGATGTATCAGCTGCCTATATAGGTGATAAAAAGAGGGGGATGACACCTCTTCTTTTGGCAGCCAGGCAAGGTCATTTTGAAACAGTTTCAAAGATTCTTTCTTTATGTCCAGATTGCTGTGAAAAAGTGGACAACAAAGGTTTGAGTTTACTTCATTATCTGGCTTTTAGAGGCTTTTCCTCCCTAATACAGAGTTCATTTTTCAAGTTTGGTAGTAGTGAGATTGCATATGGATCATTCAGAAATCTAAGAAAGTTGGAAGGTGCCTTTGGAATGACACCTCAAGAAGTTTTTAATGCACTTCGATCTGGGAAACATCATCATAAACaggtgtgtatatatatatgtggggCATTTCCATGGCTATGGTTTTGTcaatatttaagttttgaattaacatatttaataaaccTACAACACAACCGGCTAATGTGGGTGGCATGGCAGAAGCAAATCAAAGAATTGTTGGAAGAAATTGGGAATGATCAAGTGGCGGAGGAACCAGTTTGTCGCTTTCCCAAACAAAATGTTTCTACAGAAAGtttggagaagaaaagagaggCTCATTTAATAGTGGCAGCACTTATAGCCACCGTCACATTCGCAGCGGCAATAACTGTTCCAGGTGGTTTGCAGAGTGAAAAAGGGTCACAGCAAGGCACTCCCCTTTTGATTCATGAGGCAGCGTTTAAAGCATTTGTTGTGACAAATGCAATGGCCTTTATTTTCTCTGTTTCTGCCCTCACCATCCATTTTGGGGTTCTGGATAATCTATTATctcgatttaatttttatcgtCAAATAGTTTTATATGGAACTCTCTATGTTTCTACGATCCTTGGCAATGCAACGGTAGCAATGTTGATTGCTTTCAGCACAGGTAGTTATGTGGTCTTAAAACCTTCCCAGGTACTTGCCGCTGTTTCCTATCTCATCTGCCCTTACTGTTTAATCTGTATTTGGCAAATTTTTCGTTTCCCATCTGCCGTGCCTTTGTAA
- the LOC105779162 gene encoding ankyrin repeat-containing protein ITN1 isoform X2, whose translation MIKREKRSDFIQKILSKCQSLLLQTNAKGQTPLHVAARYGHSAFVKLLIKSCAKARDGDLEKLGMDQVNAVREMLRITDQESNTALHEAAGCGNAEVVKALLEFEDPDFPYSANKKQETPLYIAARRRGSGRLLTLLLDKFKSTGHGGPHGRTALHAAAMAGDAEAIRVILKTKGNLTKERDEDGYNPLHYAAHLGSRFSVVEEVLKWDVSAAYIGDKKRGMTPLLLAARQGHFETVSKILSLCPDCCEKVDNKGLSLLHYLAFRGFSSLIQSSFFKFGSSEIAYGSFRNLRKLEGAFGMTPQEVFNALRSGKHHHKQKQIKELLEEIGNDQVAEEPVCRFPKQNVSTESLEKKREAHLIVAALIATVTFAAAITVPGGLQSEKGSQQGTPLLIHEAAFKAFVVTNAMAFIFSVSALTIHFGVLDNLLSRFNFYRQIVLYGTLYVSTILGNATVAMLIAFSTGSYVVLKPSQVLAAVSYLICPYCLICIWQIFRFPSAVPL comes from the exons AtgataaaaagagaaaagagatcagattttatccaaaaaattcTCAGCAAGTGTCAGTCACTGCTACTCCAAACGAATGCTAAAGGTCAAACTCCTTTGCACGTTGCAGCAAGGTATGGACATTCTGCTTTTGTAAAACTACTAATCAAATCTTGTGCAAAAGCTAGAGATGGAGATTTAGAGAAGTTGGGAATGGATCAAGTAAATGCAGTGAGGGAGATGTTGAGGATTACGGATCAGGAATCCAACACGGCTTTACATGAAGCAGCAGGGTGTGGCAATGCTGAAGTGGTGAAAGCACTGTTGGAGTTTGAAGACCCTGATTTTCCGTATTCTGCCAACAAAAAACAGGAGACTCCACTTTACATAGCAGCTAGGAGGAGAGGATCTGGGCGCTTGTTGACTCTATTATTAGATAAATTCAAATCAACTGGTCATGGCGGCCCCCACGGCAGAACAGCTTTGCATGCAGCAGCTATGGCTGGAGATGCAG AGGCAATAAGGGTAATATTAAAGACGAAGGGGAATTTGACAAAGGAAAGAGATGAAGATGGGTACAACCCTCTTCATTATGCTGCACACTTGGGTTCTAGATTCTCAGTTGTGGAAGAAGTGTTAAAATGGGATGTATCAGCTGCCTATATAGGTGATAAAAAGAGGGGGATGACACCTCTTCTTTTGGCAGCCAGGCAAGGTCATTTTGAAACAGTTTCAAAGATTCTTTCTTTATGTCCAGATTGCTGTGAAAAAGTGGACAACAAAGGTTTGAGTTTACTTCATTATCTGGCTTTTAGAGGCTTTTCCTCCCTAATACAGAGTTCATTTTTCAAGTTTGGTAGTAGTGAGATTGCATATGGATCATTCAGAAATCTAAGAAAGTTGGAAGGTGCCTTTGGAATGACACCTCAAGAAGTTTTTAATGCACTTCGATCTGGGAAACATCATCATAAACag AAGCAAATCAAAGAATTGTTGGAAGAAATTGGGAATGATCAAGTGGCGGAGGAACCAGTTTGTCGCTTTCCCAAACAAAATGTTTCTACAGAAAGtttggagaagaaaagagaggCTCATTTAATAGTGGCAGCACTTATAGCCACCGTCACATTCGCAGCGGCAATAACTGTTCCAGGTGGTTTGCAGAGTGAAAAAGGGTCACAGCAAGGCACTCCCCTTTTGATTCATGAGGCAGCGTTTAAAGCATTTGTTGTGACAAATGCAATGGCCTTTATTTTCTCTGTTTCTGCCCTCACCATCCATTTTGGGGTTCTGGATAATCTATTATctcgatttaatttttatcgtCAAATAGTTTTATATGGAACTCTCTATGTTTCTACGATCCTTGGCAATGCAACGGTAGCAATGTTGATTGCTTTCAGCACAGGTAGTTATGTGGTCTTAAAACCTTCCCAGGTACTTGCCGCTGTTTCCTATCTCATCTGCCCTTACTGTTTAATCTGTATTTGGCAAATTTTTCGTTTCCCATCTGCCGTGCCTTTGTAA